AAGCTATTTCAGGTGTTTGATACTTTAACCTTTCCAAAGAACAGTAAAATCTCATTAAGGCAAAATGATTGGAAGAATGGCCAGGCTGAATTGAGGAAATGTTTGAACTACTTAAAAAGAtgttcagttttttcctttcaagGTCATATAATAAATTGGTACAAATAACCACAGAATGGGGCTAAGTAGAGGTCTTACTGATCCTGCTTAAAGGAACACGCAGGAATAATTATAAACTTGTTTTGAAGAGATGGCTACTGTAGCTATTTTAAGCATTTGGGAAAATACCTTTTCATTAAAAGTAagctaaatgttttctttaaactcGTTTTATGTAAAAATTTACATAGGAAACTCAcacaaatgtaaatgtaaatgctCAACCACAAGTTAAAATGATCATGCCCTTGACGTGATGGCATATATGGTTTTATGCCAGCAGAGGCTATTTAGGAAAACTGCTTGTTTGGCCGCATGTCTGTAACTCACAGCAGCACTAATGATGACATCTGTCCTTCTCACTTTCCATCCTCTATCTATCCAGCCCCAACAGAATGCCTCCAGCTGCTTAAAAACTGGAAGCATTTTCtggcctttcctttccttcaccaTACTCCGACCAGTTCTGCCAAATGATCCTGCACCTCTTGTTACTGTTGGTGAGAAGCCTTTGCATTTGGCTTCCTTCAGTTGTTTTCTACCCAGTTATTAAACAGTGGTTCCTGAAGACATTTAGAAATACTGGGCCATGGCagaacacagtggctcatgcctgtaatcctagtgctttaggaggccgaggcaggaggcaggtggatggctttagttcaggagtttgaaaccagcctgagcacgagccaggcccccatctgtactaaaaatagaaaaattagcagagagtggtggtgagcacctgtagtcccagctactggagaggctgaggcaaaaggattgcttaaacctaggagtttgaggttgctgcaagctatgatggccatggtactctatccagggcaacagagtgagactctgtcccaccccccaagaaattgggaaaaaaagaaagaaaagaaatatttggggctggatgtggtggctcatgcttgtaattctagccagtgcaggtggattgcctgagctcatgggttcaagacctgcctgagccagagcaagaccctgtctctaaaaatagctgggtattgtggcagatgtgtgtagtcctagctgtttgggaggctgaggcaagagaattgcttgagcccaagagtttgaggttgctgtgagctatgacgccatagcactctactgagggggacaaaataaaataaaatatcaggctTTGTAATCTCCAATTCTGTCGTTGGACCATGGGGCCTACTACCCCTGAAGTGGTTCATagtgcctgtttttcttttttcaattctacttcttcctgttttgtcTAAGAGTCAGGGTTGTTGACTTGGCAGGTAACACGTGGGAGGTTCCTGCTGGCTGAGTGGTATAGACAAACAGGGAGGCTCATCAGCTCCAGGCAGGGGGAAGGGTGTCTGGGGAAGATGGGGTTCTGGTTGGAGACACATAAGGCTTTCCTTGCTGGGCGGATTGTCCTGGATGGGATTCAAAGATCTGTATGTTTTAGGGGAAAAAACTGATCAAAACCAATAAAGAGGGCTGCAGATATTTCTGCCATTTAATGCTACAGCCTATCCTGATGACACAAGTTCAAAGCAAAGGCAGGCTGGCATGTGGCCTGCTAGTGACCTGCTGCCCCCTTCTGGAGAAGTTTGGAACTGAAGCCTGTGGTTGGCCCTCATCCAGTTGGTCTCCATGATGGGTCTGCATTGCCTTGACGGTCTTACCCAGAGAGGTGCTTTGCTACAGTGCTGGGAAGTGTCAGAACATACACTGCAAACAGTTTATTCAGTGAGTTTATGTTGATGCCGAGTAACACTGaggatctttattttatttcctggCTGGAGGATCACTCCATAGTTTTGTGAGCCATCTGTTCCGGTTCCCCCCTCCTTCTACCAAGAGGCTAGGCTAAAGCCATCTTTCTTGGCAGCCTCAGGCTAGCAAGAAGTGCTTCCTGACTTGGCATCTTGCCTTAGTAATTTTATCCTTAAAAGGAAGAGTCTGGACTTTTGATCACTAAGAGCTCTCTCTCTGGCTCTGATTCCTTAAAAAATCTTTACCAGTGAGAAATGCCAATTTAACATAAATAAACTCTTAGGTATTAAATGAGTTTTGGCTTTTAATGAACAAGatttctggaaataaaatgaatgtgCTTGGAGGAGGggctaaattaaaaaattctttcaaaatatgaaatagaCCACTAGAAGGCAGTGTTGACATATATAAGAGTTTAATTAAGAATTTCTTCAATTACAGCTCCTTTTGAgggaaatactttttatttttaaatttttaattaattaattactatttgggaagacaaaaatctcactctgtcacccagaatagagtgcagtggctcactgcaacctcaacctcctgggctcaagtgatcctcctgcctcagcctccagagtagctgggactataggtgtgcaacATCCTGCCTAGCCTTGagggaaatgttttttaaatcaatggATATATGCATCATTAAAGGTTACAATATTTTGTTGGCAATAAAGTTCTGGAAAGATATTAAAGGGGCATGCAGTTTGTATGGAATGGTAAGTCCAATGGAGTTTCACATGATTTATGTATGAGTCAACATTTTAAATACTGAACTTGATTTGAGAAGATAAAAGAGATGGTAGGTGGCaactttgcaaaaaaaaagaagtgaagttaGTACATTCTTATTTTAATTCATCCATGTTTTTCTGAAAGTCATGCTGGAAatgtctttttcctttaaatattgcCACCTGCTCCTTTAAAATTCTAGAATACTTATGAAGTAGATTATTATTTTGGTAGATAGAGGCATATGATTTCATACAAGACTTAGAAAATTAcagaatgaaaatagaaatcaaattcaaCCAAAAGAGTCTCTCACTGTTCATTTTTAATAGccgaaaaaaattataaatttcaaaatagctCAACAAATCTGAGAAGATTTACAAAGCACCTTGCACTTCTTTCTAATACATTGACGGTGGCCGTACTTATTCTAAAAGTCTTGCATTCTTTAGGCTTGAGCTCTTACAGGAAAGCAGATATTAAATTGGTGAAAATATCATAGTTCCCAGTCTAGGAAAACTGGCTAGACTTTGGAgaacataattttttcttattatactttttttttaagctaccaAAGTAACACAAGTTCATTCTCTTAGCCTTATGGACTGGAGGCTGTAGCTGGGTCCAGTTTGACCAGGACGGAGAGGACTGAAATAGCaatctcttcttcttcctcctcattgGGCTATATTTCTTAAACATAGAAATGGGTCAGGAAATAGAACTCTGAGAGCAGGACTCTGGGCTTTGGGTACTTATTGATCAGGTCTCATATGCCTAATCTTCTTATAAGAATAAACTTAAACAGGATGGCCCCCATATCTTAAGTGTCCTACAGCAATGTTTTCCAAACTGTGGGTCAAAACCTATTAATAGGTCATAAAAATCAATTTGAAGGGTCTTAACCAGCATGTTTTAGTAATGAAcacaatggaaaagaatagaacagAAAACACAAGAATGGATGACTCTTAATTTCAATGGTTATGTGCTATGTTTTCCTGTGTCATTATATAAATTGTGTTTCTTACAAAGGGTCATGTTCAGAAGAGCTTGGAGGTTACTTTCCATAGCACTTTATCTGTCCTTGGCTGGTTGTTGAATCATTTGTGACAATTCTCGTTCTATCCTCCTTGCTAGCCTACCAACTTCTCCAAGTGCGATTAATGTTGGAATTACTTTTCCTTTGCTGCAGTGATTTCCATAATACATTTTACTTGGTCAGCGCTTAGTAAACCTGTTTAAGATTTACTTTGTGCTTATTTTGCTTCtaattaaatttctaaaacatacttttaaaattgcCAAGTGCTATTTATAAGTCTATTTCCTTCAGCTAATACCAATTGAATGTATAAGCTGACATTAATACAAGCACTGCTTTTCAACTATTTTCCCCAAACATCAAGGGATTCACCAAAAATAGGTTCCACAGAGGCTACTCTGCAGATCTGATTTTCTGCTTCTCAAAAAGGTCTTTCAGCTGCTGCTCAGTTGTGGCTTCTTTCTGCTGCATCAGCTCGGCTGTTCCTTTGGTCACTCCCCAGGCATCTGGCTTTGACATTGAAGGGTTGTACGGCCTGCCTGAGGCTATGCGAAGATTCTCCCAGTATTCCTTCCTGGCCCTGTATGAACAAAGCACACAGCATCAGACCCTTCCTTGTGTCTGTGTTTGAATCATGGAGCCATCTTTGGGCTCTAAGAGGATGTCCATTAAACTACACTTATTAATCTGGACTGAAACTTTCCCCCCTGCCTATGTAGATCTAAATCactttgaatttcttcttctaaTCTATGTACAGGGATAATTCAGAATAGGAATATTTTCTAGCCCATACGCCACCCATTTTCACGTCCTCATGAACCAGCTTGGTCTACCTTTGCTGCTCTTCCCTGAACCCTAGATTGCTTCTGTACTTCTGAGGCTGCAGactctgcttctgtcctcctccttTCCAGTTCTATCACCTCCTTCTGGTTGGACCTCAGCATGTTTGGTATCCCTCCTGGCAAGGCTTCTTCCTGGGGCTCTTACAACCTGCTAACTTGCAAACCTCACCCTGGCCTGGGTGCTGGAGACCCGCTGTGCTCCTCACAGCCTTTGGGATGAGGTCATATGTAGTTCATGAGCACAAATAAAAGGCCTTCTCCTCCAGGAATGTATCTTCCATTGATTCTCGAACTTCTGATTTCCCACATCACTCTTTCCACTGCTCAGTGCTTTCCTGCAGCCTGTTCCTTTATCAGGCGTTGTAATTCCTCTTTCAAAAGTCAGCTCAGGcatcagctttcttttctttctttctttttgagaaagagcctcaagctgacaccctgggtagagtgctgtgccataacagctcacagcaacctccaactcctgggctcaagcaattctcctgcctccgcctcccaagtagctgggactacaggcacctgccacaatatcctgctatttttggttgcagccgtcattgttgtttggcgggcccaggctggatttgaacccaccagctcagatgtatgtgcctggcgccttagctgctagagccacaggggccaagccAGGCATCAGCCTTCTTAGCAATACTTCATTAGCCCCTGCCTTTTGCCCTTGTGGGTCATCATCTCAGATCCCCGTACACCTGCGCGTAACTTCATCCTTGAACTTACTATGCTCCTTGGGCCTTACCTGTTTATCTCTTTGCCTACTAGATTGCTAGCTCCTTGGGGACAGGGCTGTGCCTTGTTCAGCTTGCTACCTCAGCATCCACAGTGGCACCTGACAGTTGCACTCGATTAATGTCTGTGCATCGGAGCAGAGCTGCTCCCTCTGCTTGAAGCACTCATCCTCCACACCCCTCCTTCTCCACCTGGTGGGAGCCTACTTAGCCTTCAGCACCTAGCCTTAGAAATCCTTTCTAAAATATCTATTAGGCAGAGATAGTTATTCTCTTCTCTTGCTACTTTTCTATCTATGCCTCTACTAACGTGGCTGCCACGGTACACACTGGCTTTCTCATCTCTTTTCCCCTGAAAAGAGTGTATTTTCCCCAATATACTGTCAGGATTTCTAAGCCAGGGCCCATTTCTGTATTCTTAGTGTCCTCCCCAGTACCTgacataaaattcatttatttgtttattattaacaCACACTTCCCCCCCAAAGTGAATGTAAGCTCCCAGGGCAAAGACCTTCCCTATCTTATTTATCATTGGGTTTCCAGCTCTGAAAATGCTTGATGCAGAACAACTGGTATTTGTTATACTTAACTCTTAAAAACCAATGCAATTCAATGTCAGTATCCACCACACAGATGGTGCTTTACTGGAGCACCACATCATTTTCACTGCCACGTACATTATTTacattctctattctttttttttccagattcctctacagcagtgattttcaaccagtatgccatgaaaaatttttttaagatcattaattaattttgaaagaaattcaaagcacagtaagtatattctttttttttacactttttttagtgatcagcataatttaagtgtgccatgcaAATTTAACTAACTacagattcaagtgtgctgtgagataaaaaaggttgaaaaccagtGCTTTACAGTTCACTGTGACAGCAGAAGTCGTGGGAGACAGGAGGGCACACTCCACACATGATGCAGTGTGGTCAGAGCCTCAGGATAGCCCTTTTACCCTTCAAGCAGCTCAGCCCAAGCTTAGTTCCCTCCCTGTTCCCCTCTAGATGCACACCTACAGCTTACCAAAGTTAGTGCCTATATTCTAAAAGCTTTTGCCAGAAATCACCTAGCTAagactttttttagagacaaagtttcactttgttgccccaggcagTGGCGTCATCGTTCATTGCAACCTAATctcgtgggctcaagccatcctcctgcctcagcctcctgagtagctgggaccataggtgcctgccccaccatgcccagctaatttttctatttttagtagagatggggtctcactcttgctcaggctgatctcaaaatcctgagcacaagcaatcctcctacttcagcctcccaaagtgctaggattacaggcataagccactgtgaaTGGCCTCATACGGATGTTTTATAAATATCTCTATGAGCGAATTTAAGGAAGATGACTGATTCTTCATGATCACACAGCAAATTAGTTATGCTCTTTTTAATGGCCTCATTTGGACATATTCGTAATCTAAATGATTAGTAAATGTAGTTGAAAGGTACTTACCTTGCTCTAATCCAAGGTTTGGTGTGCATGTCCAAACCACTTCCCCAGCTGCCATGTTTTTCTGAAGCTGGTGGCAAAAATCCCCTTTCTGGGGCCAGCTCCTCTGCGATTGCCCTGATGTGGTAGGGCTCAAATCCACAGCACCCGCCAATATACCTGACCCCCAGGTTGTAGGCCTCTCTGGCATACTTTTGAATATCCCATCTGGTGGCAACTCTGGGCTCTAGTCCTGTAATAAATGGCATTATGCATTATGAaagccttttattaaaaaattcaagataagggcggcgcctgtggctcagtgagtagggcgccggccccatatgccgggggaggcgggttcaaacccagccccagccaaactgcaacaaaaaaatagccgggtgttgtggtgggcacctgtagtcccagctgctcgggaggctgaggcaagagaatagcctaagcccaagagttagaggttgctgtgagccgtgtgacgccacggcactctacccgagggtggtacagtgagactctgtctctaaaaaaaaaaaaattcaagataaaTAGCTATAAGTACATTATTTTGTGTATATTCCATTGTGAATATTTCACTATTCATTATAGTGAATGAATTATATAAGTTGTCAGCATTCActtcttaaacttttaaaattatcagCTACCTGTGTCTATATATCCGGTTTTACATGCTGTGGTATCTGGACTTTAAGATGGTTTCCAAGGATCCCCACCTTTGCTGCTCTCACCCTGTGCAGTCCCCTTCTGCATTATAATAGGGCTGGCCTCTTAGATCAATAGACTATGGCAGAAGGAATGGCATGTGACTCCAGAGGAAGATTATTAAAAATCCCTATCATCTGCCTTGCTCTCTGTTGGAACACTCACCCTGGTGGAAGCCAGATGCCATGTTGTTAAGAACACTCAAGCATCACCATGGAAAGGCCAGTGAGCTGAGGTGCTGAGGCCTCCAGGCAACAGACAGTGAGAAACAGACACTGACTGCCAGCAGCCAATTGAGAGCACGTGGAAGCAGATACCCCAGCTCCCATCAGGCCTCCGGACTCTACAGCCCCCGCCAATATCTGGACTGCAGCCTCTGAGAGACCCTGAACCAAACTACTGAGCTAATCTGTTCTTGACTTCTTGACCCACAGGAGTTGGGAGATAATAAACTTTTGGGTTTttctaagccactaagtttgCAGTAATAGGTTATACAGCCATAAATAACGTGAATGCCTTGCTACTCTCCTACGTGGTTCCTCCAGAGTGACTGTATTTCACAGTATCATACTTGTCTGAGGGCGTCCACAGAATATATGACATGGTACGAGGACCCTAGAGTGGAATCGGAGACCACTCTGGCTCCAGATTCCAAGTGGACTCACTTCCTCCTCCCAAGGCGCTGAGCGGCTTCGCCCCCTGCCTAGCCTGCAGGCATCCTCTCACTTCCTCTGCTTCAACTCCAAGTTCAAACGTGCTAAACAGCCACTCGGTGATGGTATtttgcccccaccccccaaactcTGGAGTGTCTGAACAATATTCAAAATTGGAGAGGAGGACCTTGGAGATGACTGGTCTACCCTTCTTATTTTTCTGATGAGAAAGTTGAGATCTAGAGGAGCTCAGGGATTTTCCTAACTCAAAAGCAGTGCTGGAACCAGAGCCAAATCTCTCTGGAGGGCATCCTTTCCACCAACCTAAAAGTAGGACCAGTGGGTTGCCTATGTAGATGCTGATTCATCTCTGATTTCACATGTAAGTTCATACGTATTTGTTTGCTGGCTCATCCCATCTTTTCCTTCTATTACTGTGGAGTAACAAGGGGTTTTGGCTGCAGGGACAAAAACTAAGGCCAAAAGATGAGATAtgcagccatttctttttttctttttcttttttttttaatatttttatttttttgagagagtctcactctgttgtcttgggtagagtgccatggcatcatcatagctcacagcaacctcaaactcttaggatcaagcaatcctctttcctaagcgtcccaagtagctgggactacaggaacccaccacaatgcctggctatttttagagatggagtcttgctctggttcaggctggtcttgaactcctgagctcaggcaatccacccgcctttgcctcccagagtgctgggattaacaggtgtgagccactgtgcctggcccaacctcaaactcttgggctcaaaagagcctcttgcctcaacctcctgactacaggcatccaccagaatgtccggctagtttttttatttttagtagagacagggtctccaactcctgagctcaagcaatccacctccctcagcctcccagagtactaggattacaggtgtgagcccctgcacctggcctcccATTTCTTTAACATGGCAAAACTTTTCTGGCTATAGATTTATTTGGTATTCATCAAAGATATTGAGATTACTTATATAAGATCTGTCTTACCAAAGGGGAATTCTGGGAGGTCAATGAAGCCCTGTTTGTTGCAGTCGGGAGTGTGGTAGGCCAAGGGCTGGCTCATCAGGTGAGCTTTCAGTCCCGCAGCCCCCAGGCCTTCTTTCATGAGCTTCACCGTCTGCAAACTAATGGTGGGGTCAAAGTGGCAGTTCACACCGACAATGGAAGCTCCTGCAAGTGAGAACATGATAGCTTTAGGCTCCACTCTCTGCTCTTAATCAGAAAGCTTTTATTTAGAATGATGAATTGCAAGTACAGCACTGGGTCCTTACTCCTCACAAACCTATCTTGCTTTTGAGCAAGAATGATTACTGGCAGGAAGGAAGTGCTTTCTGTGAAAACTACTTTGAAGAGTCTGGTATAATTGAAGTGTCATTCATGCACACTTGGCTGTCCATCATTTTTCCCCAAAAGATCATTATTAGAGATCTTTTTTTACTCCAAAAGTTAGTGGCCAATTTTTCAATGCTTGACATTATGTTGCAAGCACAATGATTTTTCAACACTCGCAGCTGCTAGATTGCACCTGTATTTACCATACTGCTTACTTGGGGTGTAAATAAATGTTCCTTTCACCAGGCCAGCTTGATAATTTCACTGTCCTTTTTCAAAAATGtgtttttccaaagaaattttGAATCTAGGCTTAatagtttgtaaaaaaaaatctcaaaaatccTTTGACTTTAACTACTCAATGTGGTTAACAGCCTATCAATCATTTTGACAAGTTTTCATTTACACTGAGTCTCTACAGCCTCACAGCTATATGGGATTGTCTTCCTGAAACTTTCTTGTAAAATTTGTTGCTGTGAAGTTTAATTTAGGGAGAACAAAATATGTTCTAGAAACctcatttaaaatacattttttttttttttaaacagagataaGGTCTGgcaactatgttgcccaggctggggtgcagtggtgggatcacagctcactgcagcctccaactcctggcctcaagcgatcctctcacctcagcctcctaaaatacAGGGATTAACagacctgagccactgcaccagctaaAACCTCATTTGTTCAACAGTCTTCTTTATAGTCATTATGTTCTTAATTATATCTGGACCAAAGATGATTTATCATGGCAATCATTAGATATGCTTCTGGAAGTTTCATTCTCCAGAAGCTTAGAGGAGGCCACATGACCTTATAATTCTTTAACTCCATCCTTTCAAAATAGGAGGAATTCCCAAGTCAGCATTTTTTCcttgcagggagaatggggactgaagaccctattcttggcaaaggaaagcacccccagaaaaagagaaaaactaaaaagtaagctgagtgagttggaacaaagaaaagtcagctagtttacttttaaactagCTTTtactagcaagcttcctgccttttctgaaattctagcctgttggggatacagcttacaaacacccctgctgggtctgtgagcactctgaggaaaaatggtcatagaagaggctatggcaaAGACCTAGAAAAATACATTAACGGGGACATTTACTGCCTGGTAAACaagcaaagcagatacccattgtggaggtttgcatttgcctgggacagagatcaagggagtagcttgagctctgagatatgggcataagagcttatatccctttttacagaggaagatcctctgtggtggtgatgggaagaAAATTCCTTCCTCTCgccaattcctcagaggagattaacaccagtggagttttactccacagggaactagtggagtttaacacctccctagaaatctgtgtgtgtgacctcaagccggaagctctcccaatacaaggctcagatttcaggtttctcaaggctacccttaaggttaataccaataacaataggagctgatatgctcaatcagagaaactgctggcgtctttgttccctccccaGTCTTACCCTCTAAGCCAAtggttgtcaacctgtgggttgtgacccctttggggaggttgaacgaccctttcacaggggtcacttgcctaagaccatcctgcatatcagatatttacaattcaaaacaatagcaaaattacagttatagcaacgaaaataattttatggttgggggtcaccacaacatgaggaactgtactaaagggtcacggcattaggaaggttgagaaccactgctctaggcaaATAAACTTCAGTAacagcagagtggagcaaacactaggtgccattgctggaatcccacaaatgggcaatggacccctgagctcccacctttaattctactctgagTCTCATGTCTTTGTCTTCAccgtgctttctctctctctatttctttaGTTGGTCAccgccagtttccacaggtcttagcagaccctgctCCCGAGGTGGGACCtcgacatttcctttttttttgagacagagtctccgctctgtcaccctggatagagagtcatggcgtcatcatagctcacagaaacctcaaactctcgggctcaagagatcctcttgcctcagccttctgagtagttgggactacaggcatctccaCAAcaactagctaatttttctattttttagtaaagataggggtcttgttcttgcttgggctggtctcaaactcctgagctcaagtgattcttctaccTGGGCCTCCtcaattgctaggattacaggcatgagccacctagcCTGGCTGACAAATATTGATTAAGGACATATTATGTGCTAGGCACAGGGTACTTAGTGTGCAACCAAACATAGGCTCTGCCTACCGATCTTATAATCTAGTGAGGGAGTCAGACATtaaacagataaatgaatgagAAGTGACATGTGCTATGTAGGTTATAAACTGGGTACAGCAATATCAAAACCATGGCCACCTAGTCTGAACAGAATGAGGCAAGTAGAGGCAGGCCAAGCATTCATCCCAGTTAACAACAGGGATGATAAAGGCCTCCTCTgatctttttgaaaaatgttaatttGCTTCTCcctccatttttatattttccctcaaaaattagGATTTGACTCCTAAATctaaatatttgttattgttaATGACAAATTTGAAACTGTCATGAAAACTCAGGAGTtagataaaaatcagaaattagaCAAATAGCCAGTCCATATTTCTTATCACACAAAATGAGTCAGATTCTTCCACTGAGTTATTCCTTAAAGTGAGGCAGCTTTGAAAACAGTCTGTGAGTTTCTCCTAATTGAAATGAGACTCAATATTAGGaatgaaaattatgtaaaaagATATATTGGGTGGttagtattttatttcaaatgagtTTATGATTTATTACACCAATTATAAAAGGCAAAGTATACTAGTAATTTATGAGAATGAAAAACTTTGACAAAGAGGGTACCTACCTTTAAAGTTATTGAGGGTTAAAAACTTCATTTCAAGGTGTTGAGCTTCCAACTTCTACTTATTACTTTCAAAaggctggagtgtgtgtgtgtgtgtatttttaaaacttttttcctttgagagTCAAGAATGATATTCATATTACCAAAAAGTAAATTAGTGGTTTTCTTGTTAACAAAGTAGTACACACCGATTCACAGACGCATGTGCATTAGACTAATGGCAGTCTGACCAACATCTACCATTACCTGCTTTCACCAGGCGCACTGCACACTCCCCGGGGGATATTCCATGCAGATCTCCTTCTGGGCCAATGCACATGGTTGCTGCCACTGGTTTGCCA
This Nycticebus coucang isolate mNycCou1 chromosome 1, mNycCou1.pri, whole genome shotgun sequence DNA region includes the following protein-coding sequences:
- the BHMT gene encoding betaine--homocysteine S-methyltransferase 1, with amino-acid sequence MAPVGGKSAKRGILERLNAGEVVIGDGGFVFALEKRGYVKAGPWTPEAAVEHPEAVRQLHREFLRAGSNVMQTFTFYASEDKLENRGNYVLEKISGQKVNEAACDIARQVADEGDALVAGGVSQTPSYLSCKSETEVKKIFQQQLEVFMKKNVDFLIAEYFEHVEEAVWAVEALKVSGKPVAATMCIGPEGDLHGISPGECAVRLVKAGASIVGVNCHFDPTISLQTVKLMKEGLGAAGLKAHLMSQPLAYHTPDCNKQGFIDLPEFPFGLEPRVATRWDIQKYAREAYNLGVRYIGGCCGFEPYHIRAIAEELAPERGFLPPASEKHGSWGSGLDMHTKPWIRARARKEYWENLRIASGRPYNPSMSKPDAWGVTKGTAELMQQKEATTEQQLKDLFEKQKIRSAE